A region from the Agrococcus sp. SL85 genome encodes:
- a CDS encoding transglutaminase-like domain-containing protein translates to MRTAHAAFSMSLSGATDVVLLVLPAEGYGSDDAVDVRLDGEPVPHRIVPAAHGARQLVLTAGEGRLDVDVRTRIEGRHMGADDGDPARYLDDSRYVEASALRGFVSERFGRATGFEQVDAMRRWIQRGFAYSPALSGPDDTAVQTLEKGGGMCRDYAHVMIALARAAGIPARYVGVYAPALVPPDFHAVAEVHLDGAWWVVDATGLAPRGSLIRIATGADALETAWATTSRHPVTLLELSVEAHDDALPDGAVDEPAARIRIG, encoded by the coding sequence ATGCGCACCGCCCACGCCGCCTTCTCGATGTCGCTCTCCGGCGCGACCGACGTCGTGCTCCTCGTGCTCCCCGCCGAGGGCTACGGCTCCGACGACGCGGTGGACGTGCGCCTCGACGGCGAGCCCGTGCCGCATCGCATCGTGCCCGCCGCGCACGGCGCGCGGCAGCTCGTGCTCACGGCGGGGGAGGGCCGCCTCGACGTCGACGTGCGCACGCGGATCGAGGGCAGGCACATGGGGGCCGACGACGGCGATCCCGCCCGCTACCTCGACGACTCCCGCTACGTGGAGGCGAGCGCGCTCCGCGGCTTCGTCTCCGAGCGCTTCGGGAGGGCGACGGGCTTCGAGCAGGTCGACGCGATGCGCCGCTGGATCCAGCGCGGCTTCGCCTACTCGCCGGCGCTCTCGGGCCCTGACGACACCGCGGTGCAGACGCTCGAGAAGGGCGGCGGCATGTGCCGCGACTACGCCCACGTCATGATCGCGCTCGCCCGCGCGGCGGGGATCCCCGCCCGCTACGTCGGCGTCTACGCGCCCGCGCTCGTGCCGCCCGACTTCCACGCGGTCGCCGAGGTGCACCTCGACGGCGCGTGGTGGGTCGTCGATGCGACGGGCCTCGCGCCCCGCGGCAGCCTCATCCGCATCGCCACGGGCGCCGACGCGCTCGAGACGGCGTGGGCGACGACGTCCCGGCATCCCGTGACGCTGCTCGAGCTCTCGGTCGAGGCGCACGACGACGCGCTGCCCGACGGCGCGGTCGACGAGCCCGCGGCGCGCATCCGCATCGGCTGA
- the pilM gene encoding type IV pilus assembly protein PilM: protein MANSIVGLDIGAGGIRAVEVVPGKRGVKLVRADAIELPSGAVERGEVVEPQVVTGALKALWKRGRFRSRQVILGIGNDRVLARELTVAHAPLPLIREALPFQVQDMLPMPVSEAILDFYPVQEAEHGQVQGLLVAAVKEGVLATVDAVRRAKLEPVSVDFIPFALSRALVPPTPETTAVVDVGAHTTSVVIVAGGVPRFVRIIPAGGDAVTHTLHARFGLERANAEATKRDLGLGEETVRRPLVAGGEAAQRALGLAPAAEPDGGVVEGADPHRVQLIEAIREETGELVTGVRNTLGYFAGLRPDLPVQRVLLTGAGTALRGFPAALREVLRVPIEWADPYTALSPKDRERDALGGPRASVALGLAMRSAA, encoded by the coding sequence ATGGCCAACAGCATCGTGGGCCTCGACATCGGCGCGGGCGGCATCCGCGCGGTCGAGGTCGTGCCCGGGAAGCGCGGCGTGAAGCTCGTGCGCGCCGACGCGATCGAGCTGCCGAGCGGCGCGGTCGAGCGCGGCGAGGTCGTCGAGCCGCAGGTCGTCACCGGCGCGCTCAAGGCGCTCTGGAAGCGCGGCAGGTTCCGCAGCCGCCAGGTCATCCTCGGCATCGGCAACGACCGCGTGCTCGCGCGCGAGCTCACCGTCGCCCACGCGCCGCTGCCGCTCATCCGCGAGGCGCTGCCCTTCCAGGTGCAGGACATGCTGCCGATGCCCGTCTCCGAGGCGATCCTCGACTTCTACCCGGTGCAGGAGGCCGAGCACGGCCAGGTGCAGGGGCTCCTTGTCGCGGCCGTGAAGGAGGGCGTGCTCGCCACGGTCGACGCCGTGCGGCGCGCGAAGCTCGAGCCGGTCTCGGTCGACTTCATCCCCTTCGCGCTCAGCCGCGCGCTCGTGCCGCCGACGCCCGAGACCACCGCGGTCGTCGACGTCGGCGCCCACACGACCTCGGTCGTCATCGTGGCGGGCGGGGTGCCGCGCTTCGTGCGCATCATCCCTGCGGGCGGCGACGCCGTCACCCACACGCTCCACGCCCGCTTCGGGCTCGAGCGAGCGAACGCCGAGGCCACGAAGCGCGACCTCGGGCTCGGCGAGGAGACCGTGCGGCGCCCGCTCGTCGCGGGCGGCGAGGCTGCCCAGCGCGCGCTCGGGCTCGCCCCCGCGGCGGAGCCCGACGGCGGCGTCGTCGAGGGCGCCGACCCGCACCGCGTGCAGCTCATCGAGGCGATCCGCGAGGAGACGGGCGAGCTCGTCACGGGTGTGCGCAACACGCTCGGCTACTTCGCGGGGCTGCGGCCGGACCTGCCGGTGCAGCGCGTGCTCCTGACCGGCGCAGGCACGGCGCTCCGCGGCTTCCCCGCGGCGCTCCGCGAGGTGCTGCGCGTGCCCATCGAGTGGGCGGACCCCTACACGGCGCTGAGCCCCAAGGACCGCGAGCGCGACGCCCTCGGCGGCCCGCGCGCGAGCGTGGCGCTCGGCCTGGCGATGCGGAGCGCAGCATGA
- a CDS encoding prepilin peptidase, whose product MTAPLIALAGGFGLLIGSFLNVVIFRVPAGRSIVSPPSACGSCGARVRPFDNIPVLSWLLLRGRCRDCAAPISVRYPFVELLTGVVFAAVVVRFAPWEALFAPTGELVAALAETLAFLVLAAIGVALAWIDLDTQRLPDAIVLPAYPAIAGLLAVAAATGGDWGALLRALAGGAILLVAYFLIAFAYPAGMGLGDVKLAGVLGIALGWLGWGELAVGGFGAFLLGGAFAAVLAAMRRVGRGSGIPFGPWMLAGTALAVFAGDPIWQAYLRLVGLE is encoded by the coding sequence ATGACCGCCCCGCTCATCGCCCTTGCGGGCGGCTTCGGGCTCCTCATCGGCTCGTTCCTCAACGTCGTCATCTTCCGGGTGCCGGCGGGCCGCTCGATCGTCTCGCCGCCGAGCGCGTGCGGGTCGTGCGGGGCGCGCGTGCGGCCCTTCGACAACATCCCGGTGCTCAGCTGGCTGCTGCTGCGCGGCCGCTGCCGCGACTGCGCCGCGCCCATCTCGGTGCGGTACCCCTTCGTCGAGCTGCTCACGGGGGTCGTGTTCGCCGCGGTCGTCGTGCGGTTCGCGCCGTGGGAGGCGCTCTTCGCGCCCACGGGCGAGCTCGTGGCCGCGCTCGCCGAGACCCTCGCCTTCCTCGTACTCGCGGCCATCGGCGTCGCGCTCGCGTGGATCGACCTCGACACGCAGCGTCTCCCCGACGCGATCGTGCTGCCCGCCTACCCGGCGATCGCCGGGCTGCTGGCCGTCGCGGCGGCGACGGGCGGCGACTGGGGCGCCCTGCTGCGGGCGCTCGCGGGCGGCGCGATCCTCCTCGTCGCCTACTTCCTCATCGCCTTCGCCTACCCGGCGGGCATGGGCCTCGGCGACGTGAAGCTCGCCGGGGTGCTCGGCATCGCCCTCGGGTGGCTCGGCTGGGGCGAGCTCGCGGTGGGCGGCTTCGGCGCCTTCCTCCTCGGCGGGGCCTTCGCCGCCGTGCTCGCCGCGATGCGCCGCGTCGGGCGCGGCAGCGGCATCCCGTTCGGACCCTGGATGCTCGCCGGCACCGCCCTCGCGGTCTTCGCAGGCGACCCCATCTGGCAGGCGTACCTGCGACTCGTAGGACTGGAGTAG